A portion of the Bacteroidota bacterium genome contains these proteins:
- a CDS encoding ArsR family transcriptional regulator, whose protein sequence is MIDALISSKTRIKLLLKFFLNASTTAYLRGLEEEFGESTNGIRVELNRLSEAGMLKTFSKGNKKFFKVNTGHPLFHDLHNIVLKFVGLDKIVESIINRLGDLEEVYVIGNFARGLDSEIIDLVFVGQVDKNYLLELVEKAENKINRKIRFVTFDTAEFSIEKIKDGLAEPLLLWKK, encoded by the coding sequence GTGATAGACGCACTCATATCTTCTAAAACACGTATTAAACTGCTGCTCAAATTCTTTTTGAACGCAAGTACCACTGCTTATTTGCGCGGATTGGAAGAAGAATTTGGAGAGTCCACAAACGGAATCAGAGTTGAGTTAAACCGGTTGTCAGAAGCCGGCATGCTCAAGACCTTTTCCAAAGGAAACAAGAAGTTTTTTAAGGTAAATACCGGACATCCGCTTTTTCATGATTTACATAATATCGTCCTCAAATTTGTAGGACTTGACAAGATTGTAGAGTCTATCATAAACAGGCTTGGAGACTTGGAAGAAGTATATGTAATCGGAAACTTTGCGCGCGGCTTGGACAGCGAAATTATTGACCTTGTTTTTGTGGGACAAGTGGACAAAAATTACTTGTTGGAATTGGTAGAAAAAGCTGAAAATAAAATAAATAGAAAAATTCGCTTTGTTACTTTTGACACGGCAGAATTTTCTATTGAAAAAATCAAAGACGGATTAGCTGAACCACTGCTGTTGTGGAAAAAGTAG
- a CDS encoding sulfatase-like hydrolase/transferase, which translates to MSNCTVSPVLPERLIFLHALFYASALLLPTKTWRSVYIKGFYVISTFFIFVETAYALIYKDTITTSIAYILLETNFSEAKGYLSIYLNWQILILFLVYLIPSIFIFKGVRWLLNNKNKSSTWDINEGIKTEQTKIPSFLKNHEKRIKKSFLFLFASLGTIIYINAHHFEHHVLNKIITGIEMYKKESRQYADFIANSKESKFLNSVVKQADSSRKTLIFLIGEASTRSHFGIYGYYRNTTPGLEAMSGQLAVFRDVISPFNSTIPSLENVLTFASVSNPEDIRQGSIVQLVKNAGFKTFWISNQIPLGLYETLVTMIGKTADQSFFINMGSAEVQHSYDENLFPFIEKALEDKAAKKVIFVHILGTHSLYDLRYPKEYQVFTDKPQTKFPSSKSHEVINQYDNAVLYNDFVVSQIITILNEHAQTEEEQHLIYFSDHGEEVYQTMNFEGHADAIASQPMFEIPFIYWSNQSEKVQEYQGYTNRAYVSDNLIYSVADVLNISFGGMTPEKSIFSAAFIAKPRMVKNGQDYDKLFSQKNENTSLELIK; encoded by the coding sequence ATGAGCAATTGTACGGTGTCACCGGTTTTGCCGGAGCGATTGATTTTTTTACATGCTTTATTTTATGCCTCAGCTTTATTATTGCCGACAAAAACATGGCGTTCGGTTTATATCAAAGGATTCTATGTTATTTCAACTTTCTTTATTTTTGTTGAAACCGCTTATGCCCTGATATACAAAGACACGATCACCACTTCCATTGCCTATATTTTATTAGAAACTAATTTTTCTGAAGCCAAAGGATATCTTAGCATCTATTTGAATTGGCAAATACTAATATTGTTCTTGGTTTATCTGATTCCTTCCATTTTTATTTTCAAAGGAGTGAGATGGTTGCTAAACAACAAAAATAAGAGTTCCACTTGGGATATAAACGAAGGTATTAAAACAGAACAAACTAAGATTCCTTCTTTTTTAAAGAATCATGAAAAACGAATAAAGAAATCTTTTCTCTTTCTTTTCGCATCGCTTGGAACTATCATTTACATCAATGCCCATCATTTTGAGCATCATGTTCTGAATAAAATCATTACAGGGATTGAAATGTACAAAAAAGAATCTCGACAATATGCGGATTTTATTGCTAATTCAAAAGAAAGCAAGTTTCTAAACTCTGTTGTGAAACAAGCAGACTCTTCACGTAAAACCTTGATTTTTCTGATTGGAGAAGCGAGTACCCGAAGCCATTTTGGAATTTATGGATACTATCGCAATACCACACCCGGATTAGAAGCAATGAGCGGACAGCTTGCAGTTTTCCGAGACGTGATAAGCCCGTTTAACAGCACCATTCCTTCTTTAGAAAATGTTTTGACTTTTGCATCCGTATCAAATCCGGAAGATATTCGGCAAGGAAGTATAGTTCAATTAGTAAAAAATGCAGGTTTTAAAACCTTTTGGATTTCCAACCAAATTCCTTTGGGATTATATGAAACACTTGTAACCATGATTGGCAAAACAGCAGACCAAAGTTTTTTTATAAACATGGGAAGTGCGGAAGTGCAACACTCTTATGATGAAAATCTTTTTCCTTTTATTGAAAAAGCATTGGAAGACAAAGCTGCCAAAAAAGTAATCTTTGTTCATATTCTCGGCACTCATTCTCTTTATGATTTGCGATACCCGAAAGAATATCAAGTTTTTACAGATAAGCCCCAAACAAAATTTCCTTCTTCTAAGTCTCACGAAGTGATAAACCAATATGATAATGCAGTCTTATACAATGATTTTGTAGTGAGCCAAATTATTACCATCTTGAATGAACATGCTCAAACAGAAGAAGAACAGCATTTGATATACTTTTCTGACCATGGAGAAGAAGTGTATCAGACTATGAACTTTGAGGGACATGCAGATGCAATAGCTTCTCAACCAATGTTTGAGATTCCTTTTATTTATTGGTCCAACCAAAGTGAAAAAGTTCAGGAATATCAGGGTTATACCAACCGAGCTTATGTAAGCGATAATCTCATTTACTCTGTGGCAGATGTATTGAACATTAGTTTTGGTGGAATGACCCCCGAGAAAAGTATTTTTAGTGCAGCATTTATTGCAAAACCGCGTATGGTTAAGAATGGACAGGACTACGACAAACTTTTTTCTCAAAAAAACGAAAACACAAGCTTAGAATTAATCAAATAA
- a CDS encoding UpxY family transcription antiterminator encodes MIKTPLLHILDKYLIWNALYLKSRQEKKVAREYEKFGLDFYLPLAKRLSVWSDRKKWVEDPLFRGYIFVPQRLKDADKFLYIPGVVGYVNYNGKRAEIKQVELKIIQEFIEKGYHVEAASKEDLEKGDKVAIASGTLKGLEGTVIESQGESYFMIAVEGIGQVIKVKVPKEVLIKMPDET; translated from the coding sequence TTGATAAAAACGCCACTATTGCACATCTTAGACAAATACCTGATTTGGAATGCACTCTATCTGAAGTCCAGACAAGAAAAGAAAGTAGCAAGAGAATATGAAAAATTCGGACTTGATTTTTATCTGCCATTAGCAAAAAGACTGAGCGTTTGGTCTGACAGAAAAAAATGGGTTGAAGACCCTCTTTTTAGAGGATATATTTTTGTTCCGCAAAGGCTGAAAGATGCCGACAAATTTTTATACATACCGGGAGTCGTTGGTTATGTGAACTATAACGGGAAGCGTGCAGAAATAAAGCAAGTTGAACTTAAAATCATTCAAGAGTTTATTGAAAAGGGGTATCATGTCGAAGCTGCTTCAAAAGAAGACTTGGAAAAAGGTGATAAAGTCGCAATAGCATCAGGTACATTGAAAGGATTAGAAGGAACCGTAATCGAATCGCAAGGAGAATCCTATTTTATGATAGCTGTAGAAGGAATCGGACAAGTGATAAAAGTAAAAGTTCCTAAAGAAGTTTTAATTAAAATGCCGGATGAAACATGA
- a CDS encoding AAA family ATPase encodes MNELIDIFERQIAATDITFVRSVISTINWNARLIGIRGARGIGKTTLLLQYIKINLTNELNKVLYVSLDNVWFNNNRLIDLAITFEKSGGKYLFLDEVHKYPNWSQEIKNIYDTLPSLKVVFTGSSLLEILNSRADLSRRAVVYEMKGLSFREYLSIETGVELNTVSLNDILENSSDVSRDILKEIKPFQYFEAYLKFGYYPFYKEEKELYYLRLGEVVNLMLEIELPMLRKVEVAYIPKIKQLLSIIASAVPFIPNVSKLSQKIDINRNTLLSYFHYLDEIGLTQNLFKENTGISLLQKPMKVFLENTNLMYLLAKENTNTGNLRETFFANQVSYQNSINFIEQTDFLVNEKFKFEIGGKNKMNEQIKDLEDSFLVLDNIEIGRDRTIPLWLFGFLY; translated from the coding sequence ATGAATGAACTCATTGATATATTTGAAAGGCAAATAGCAGCAACAGATATAACATTTGTTAGAAGTGTAATTTCTACAATAAATTGGAATGCCCGATTGATTGGGATACGTGGCGCAAGAGGAATTGGAAAGACTACTTTGCTTCTGCAGTACATAAAGATAAACTTAACAAATGAACTAAATAAAGTCCTTTATGTAAGTTTAGATAATGTCTGGTTTAACAATAATAGACTCATTGATTTAGCAATAACATTTGAGAAATCCGGTGGTAAATACCTGTTTCTTGATGAAGTACATAAATATCCAAATTGGTCACAAGAGATTAAAAACATATATGACACACTACCTTCTCTAAAAGTGGTATTTACCGGTTCTTCATTGTTGGAAATACTTAACTCTAGAGCTGATTTGAGCAGAAGAGCTGTAGTATATGAAATGAAAGGATTGTCTTTTAGAGAATACTTGAGCATTGAAACGGGAGTTGAATTAAATACAGTTTCCTTAAATGATATACTTGAGAATAGTTCAGATGTTTCTCGTGATATTTTAAAAGAAATTAAGCCGTTTCAGTATTTTGAAGCATATCTAAAGTTTGGATATTATCCTTTTTACAAAGAAGAGAAAGAACTGTATTATTTGCGACTTGGAGAGGTGGTAAACCTTATGTTGGAAATTGAATTGCCAATGCTCAGAAAGGTAGAAGTTGCGTATATTCCTAAAATCAAACAACTTTTGTCAATCATTGCTTCTGCAGTTCCTTTTATTCCCAATGTTTCAAAACTGAGTCAGAAGATTGATATAAATAGAAATACATTATTATCATATTTCCATTATTTGGATGAGATAGGGTTGACACAGAATTTATTTAAAGAAAACACCGGAATAAGTCTTTTGCAAAAGCCAATGAAAGTCTTTTTGGAAAACACCAATCTAATGTATCTATTAGCAAAGGAAAATACCAATACAGGAAACCTTAGAGAAACCTTTTTTGCAAATCAAGTTTCCTATCAAAATAGTATAAACTTCATAGAGCAAACGGATTTTTTAGTAAATGAAAAATTCAAATTCGAAATTGGTGGTAAGAATAAAATGAATGAACAAATAAAAGACCTTGAAGACTCATTTTTGGTATTAGATAATATTGAAATAGGACGCGATAGAACCATTCCGCTATGGCTATTTGGGTTTTTGTATTGA
- a CDS encoding ABC transporter permease → MNWTTVIKPKSKWYDIDFKSLWQYRDLLMLFVRRDFVAVYKQTVLGPIWFFVQPILTTITFTFIFGNFAKIPTDGVPPIIFYLSGLTFWNYFAGCLQGTSNTFVSNAGIFGKVYFPRLITPISITISNLIKFGIQFLLFLAVFFYYWADGAVQPNWTLVFLPLFIAMMAGLGLGFGILISSLTTKYRDFSFLVGFGIQLLMYASPIIYPFSLLEPKWRMVLNLLNPMSSIIEALKYGFLGQGVFSPTYLAISFLYMCILLFVGIVLFHRVEKSFMDTV, encoded by the coding sequence ATGAATTGGACAACCGTTATCAAACCAAAATCAAAATGGTATGACATAGACTTCAAATCCCTATGGCAGTACAGGGATTTGCTGATGCTCTTTGTGCGTAGAGATTTTGTGGCTGTATATAAACAAACTGTGCTGGGTCCCATTTGGTTCTTTGTACAACCAATCTTGACAACCATCACCTTTACATTCATCTTTGGGAATTTTGCAAAAATACCTACAGATGGAGTACCTCCCATAATTTTTTATCTTAGTGGTCTTACATTTTGGAACTATTTTGCAGGTTGCTTGCAAGGAACTAGTAATACTTTTGTATCCAATGCAGGAATTTTTGGAAAAGTATATTTTCCGAGACTGATTACTCCAATTTCTATTACCATATCTAACCTCATAAAGTTTGGTATTCAGTTTCTTTTATTCTTAGCAGTATTCTTCTATTATTGGGCAGACGGAGCGGTACAACCCAATTGGACTTTGGTTTTCTTGCCCTTGTTTATTGCGATGATGGCAGGTTTGGGATTGGGTTTTGGAATTTTAATCAGCTCTTTAACCACAAAATATAGGGATTTTTCTTTTTTGGTAGGTTTTGGAATCCAGTTGTTGATGTATGCTTCTCCAATTATTTACCCTTTCAGTTTATTAGAACCCAAATGGCGTATGGTGCTAAACCTCTTGAATCCGATGAGCTCCATTATTGAAGCATTAAAATATGGTTTTTTGGGACAAGGAGTTTTTAGCCCAACTTATTTGGCTATAAGCTTTTTGTATATGTGTATATTGCTATTCGTTGGAATAGTACTTTTCCATAGAGTAGAAAAAAGCTTTATGGATACGGTGTAA
- a CDS encoding nucleotide sugar dehydrogenase produces the protein MSKHKKIAVIGLGYVGMPLALEFSKHHPVLGFDINKNRIEELKRGEDHTKEADTDELKKAIALGEHHKGNTQAEALGLTFSYNEEDLENCNVYIVTVPTPINNFKAPDLTPLIKASETIGKHLKKGDIVIYESTVYPGCTEEDCVPVLEKFSGLKFNQDFFCGYSPERINPGDKVNTLTKIKKVTSGSTPEIAIEVNNLYKSIITAGTHLAPSMKVAEASKAIENAQRDLNISFMNELSLIFEKLGIDTTDVIEAAGTKWNFLKYRPGLVGGHCIGVDPYYLAHKAEAVGYYPQVILSGRRVNDNMGLFVANRTVKLMIEKGHKVKGENVLILGVTFKENCPDIRNTKVTDIYNELTQFGLNVDVYDPWASADEVKHEYGINLIPEINGKKYNAIILAVSHNEFLSLDFAKLSEPEAVIFDTKSFLPREIVDARL, from the coding sequence ATGTCAAAACATAAAAAGATAGCAGTGATAGGCCTCGGATATGTAGGAATGCCACTCGCATTAGAATTTTCAAAACATCATCCGGTACTCGGATTTGATATTAACAAAAACCGTATTGAAGAACTCAAACGCGGAGAAGACCATACCAAAGAAGCGGATACAGACGAGCTTAAAAAAGCGATTGCTCTTGGCGAACATCACAAAGGCAATACTCAAGCAGAAGCACTTGGACTGACCTTTTCGTATAATGAAGAAGATTTAGAAAATTGTAATGTTTACATCGTAACTGTTCCAACTCCAATCAACAACTTCAAGGCACCCGACTTGACTCCACTCATCAAAGCATCTGAAACCATTGGCAAACATCTCAAAAAAGGAGATATTGTGATTTATGAATCAACAGTTTACCCGGGATGTACAGAGGAAGATTGTGTACCGGTTTTAGAAAAATTTTCCGGTTTGAAATTCAACCAAGATTTCTTCTGCGGATATTCACCGGAGAGGATTAACCCCGGAGACAAAGTAAACACACTGACCAAAATCAAGAAAGTAACCTCCGGTTCCACTCCCGAAATTGCGATTGAAGTAAACAATCTATATAAATCTATTATCACAGCCGGAACACATTTAGCTCCAAGCATGAAAGTGGCAGAGGCGTCCAAAGCGATTGAAAACGCCCAACGTGATTTGAATATCAGCTTTATGAACGAACTTTCTTTGATTTTTGAAAAACTTGGAATTGACACCACAGACGTAATTGAAGCAGCCGGAACTAAATGGAATTTCTTGAAATATAGACCAGGATTAGTGGGTGGACACTGCATTGGCGTAGATCCATATTATTTGGCACACAAAGCAGAAGCAGTGGGATATTATCCTCAAGTGATTTTATCTGGCAGAAGAGTGAATGACAATATGGGCTTATTTGTTGCCAACAGAACCGTGAAACTGATGATAGAAAAAGGGCATAAAGTGAAAGGAGAAAATGTGTTGATTTTAGGAGTAACATTCAAAGAAAACTGCCCGGATATTCGCAATACCAAAGTAACTGACATTTACAATGAACTAACTCAATTTGGCTTAAACGTGGATGTATATGACCCATGGGCTAGTGCAGATGAAGTGAAACATGAATACGGAATAAATTTGATTCCGGAAATCAACGGCAAAAAGTATAATGCAATCATCTTAGCAGTCTCTCACAATGAATTTTTGAGCTTAGACTTTGCAAAACTCTCCGAACCGGAAGCTGTGATTTTTGACACAAAATCATTCTTGCCACGAGAGATTGTGGATGCGAGGTTGTAG
- a CDS encoding DUF5723 family protein: MKDYTNLCLRGTVLTIFSAFLLTPNANAQEQLGLINSNFSGTNAIYLNPANIATPANIAYVNFWSRGIGFQNNFMKYNAPFKINKWANGTIPDQYLNYGNLDLKQPWLQPLNLNGNAKSFNFNQDIRTFSLMLPVSNKSFISLNLRQRTGIQILGLDENIARIARYGINNSKNTLFGSGSDQLQYGQSYGTDKGFKAHFESWQEYSFSYGAVMKEDKTHILSGGFTIKYLRGMGMGHLSSSDMKFTVENGDSITFNSGSLDYAHTSEDAMMGPLMNPIDWFDQVTTGHGVGFDLGFNWIKKRSRSSFKHNAFWDWGCDYYQQYDWKFGAAFMDLGFIQHGKDVKAYNVDFASPFGLGTRSGMFTGFNNKYRDGFDDIDADVINKMPSSSVTEKNTFTTYLPAAFTAQGDFRLGNRTYLGVNYQQSIKSITSNGLNAANFISFIPRIEGYFAEAALPITVSNTFQTLNVGFFAKLWIFHIGSDNLGGLFKLSTNKAFTGASLYGGFSLPIPYCTGGSWFEHKTDRTIIRHPDEQKPEEKPQNEQKPDSTQQQQKPDTVFITVKDTVSVPQQDTTWKKKEQEYIARQKELEKRIQDLEKNKPGTQTNCIECEKNLRNERLENDKIRKDLTYEKDKNNNLERENIWLKDKLKVIETEKIKCESDRDRNAREIDNLQKKIIAIQKELDDCRKRTSPETPDEEVKRLNIKITQLENEKKDLENQRDKCKQTQDDLTVKITQLQNDADKCKKDLAEYKAKVDKLTKENDKLYADITAARDSIIFYQAKVKEQDCSKQLDELNKKIATLEAEKKKCNDNNAQKDKRIQELSDSLNNITINLKTCKDQYDNALKEYQYAMQKVQDLQKQLKDCQDKAAKGDNSGGTDDAQIKDLQKKLQDAQDRVATLEKQVTDCQNQKKDLEESYKKTIDSKDKRIKELSDSLSSITNSLKSCKDQYDNALKEYQFAMQKVQDLQKQLKECQDQKGTGSSGSNDAQIQDLQKKLQDAQDKVKTLETKVAEQETQISTLQKKQDELSKKVKECEDSKTNNDQSAKIKELENKVAELQSKLTSTQTELTQSKTKQTELEAKIKACEDEKTKLGAGNTSSDELTKKVADLQKQLDDTKKQVQAKETEIANLNQQVQSQKGQLEECKRTQNLYNKVMHDKDSIQRANIKLQNDLRNCEQGKGGQGSVIPGTNKPAENNGAGSTNTGSNSSTNRTTNIPSGINGSNSSSSSSRNSNNSTQTNKSGGRDSGAGSGTESNNQNNSNSNRGGRR; the protein is encoded by the coding sequence ATGAAAGACTATACAAACCTATGCCTCAGAGGCACTGTATTAACCATCTTTTCAGCTTTCCTGCTGACTCCCAATGCAAATGCACAGGAACAGTTAGGGTTAATCAATTCTAATTTTTCTGGAACCAACGCAATTTATCTGAATCCTGCTAACATTGCTACTCCTGCAAACATCGCCTATGTAAATTTTTGGTCCAGAGGCATTGGCTTTCAGAATAATTTTATGAAATACAATGCTCCGTTTAAAATAAACAAATGGGCAAACGGTACAATACCCGATCAGTATTTGAACTACGGTAATTTAGATTTAAAACAACCTTGGTTGCAACCATTAAACCTCAACGGCAATGCAAAATCATTTAACTTTAATCAAGATATCAGGACATTCTCTTTAATGCTTCCTGTTTCCAATAAATCATTCATCTCGTTGAACCTTCGCCAAAGAACCGGAATTCAGATTTTGGGTTTGGACGAAAACATTGCCCGCATTGCCCGATATGGAATCAATAACTCCAAAAATACCCTCTTTGGCAGCGGAAGCGACCAACTGCAGTATGGACAAAGCTATGGAACAGATAAAGGTTTCAAAGCCCATTTCGAATCTTGGCAGGAATACAGCTTTTCTTATGGGGCTGTGATGAAGGAGGATAAGACCCATATTCTTTCCGGAGGTTTTACAATCAAATATTTGAGAGGAATGGGAATGGGGCATTTGAGTAGCAGCGACATGAAGTTTACTGTCGAAAATGGAGACTCTATAACCTTTAACTCCGGAAGCCTTGATTATGCTCACACATCCGAAGATGCCATGATGGGACCGCTGATGAATCCTATTGATTGGTTTGACCAAGTTACAACCGGACATGGTGTAGGTTTTGATTTAGGATTTAATTGGATAAAAAAACGAAGCCGTAGTTCATTCAAACACAATGCTTTTTGGGATTGGGGCTGTGATTATTATCAGCAATATGATTGGAAGTTTGGGGCTGCATTTATGGATTTGGGATTTATTCAACATGGAAAAGATGTCAAAGCCTATAATGTTGACTTTGCTTCACCCTTTGGATTAGGTACAAGAAGCGGAATGTTTACCGGTTTTAATAACAAATACCGCGATGGATTTGATGATATTGATGCAGATGTAATCAACAAAATGCCCTCTTCATCCGTTACCGAAAAAAACACCTTTACCACATATCTTCCTGCGGCTTTCACAGCACAAGGAGATTTCAGACTTGGAAACAGAACATACTTAGGAGTAAACTATCAACAGAGTATCAAATCAATTACTTCCAATGGATTAAATGCTGCTAATTTTATTTCTTTTATTCCGCGAATTGAAGGATATTTTGCCGAAGCAGCTTTACCTATTACAGTTTCTAATACTTTTCAGACTCTTAATGTAGGATTCTTTGCCAAACTATGGATATTCCATATTGGGTCAGACAACCTTGGCGGTTTGTTCAAACTAAGCACCAACAAGGCGTTTACCGGTGCTTCACTTTACGGTGGATTTTCACTCCCCATCCCTTACTGCACCGGTGGTTCTTGGTTTGAACACAAAACCGACAGAACTATTATAAGACATCCGGATGAACAAAAACCCGAAGAAAAACCTCAAAATGAACAAAAACCGGATTCCACCCAACAACAACAAAAACCGGATACTGTTTTTATTACAGTTAAAGATACCGTTTCTGTTCCACAACAAGATACAACTTGGAAGAAGAAAGAGCAAGAGTATATTGCCAGACAAAAAGAATTGGAGAAACGTATTCAAGACTTAGAAAAAAACAAACCCGGCACACAAACAAATTGTATTGAATGTGAGAAAAACTTGCGTAATGAGCGATTGGAGAATGACAAAATCCGCAAAGATTTGACTTATGAAAAAGACAAAAACAACAATTTGGAAAGAGAGAATATTTGGCTCAAAGACAAGTTAAAAGTAATAGAAACCGAAAAAATAAAATGCGAATCCGACAGAGATAGAAATGCCAGAGAGATTGATAATCTTCAAAAGAAAATCATTGCTATCCAGAAAGAGTTGGATGATTGCAGAAAACGAACCTCACCCGAAACTCCGGATGAAGAAGTAAAAAGGCTGAACATCAAAATCACTCAACTCGAAAACGAGAAAAAAGACCTCGAGAACCAAAGAGATAAGTGCAAGCAAACCCAAGATGATTTGACCGTTAAAATAACCCAATTGCAAAATGATGCAGACAAATGCAAAAAAGACTTGGCAGAATACAAAGCCAAAGTGGACAAGCTAACCAAAGAAAATGACAAACTCTATGCTGACATTACAGCAGCACGCGACAGCATCATTTTTTATCAAGCCAAAGTAAAAGAACAAGATTGCTCTAAACAGTTGGATGAACTGAACAAAAAGATTGCAACACTCGAAGCTGAAAAGAAAAAATGCAATGATAATAATGCACAGAAAGACAAACGCATCCAAGAACTGAGCGACTCACTCAACAATATTACCATCAATCTTAAAACATGCAAAGACCAATATGACAATGCTTTGAAAGAGTACCAATATGCAATGCAAAAAGTACAAGACTTGCAAAAACAACTCAAAGATTGTCAAGACAAAGCAGCCAAAGGCGACAATAGCGGTGGAACAGATGATGCCCAAATAAAAGACTTGCAGAAAAAACTCCAAGATGCACAGGATAGAGTGGCAACACTTGAAAAACAAGTAACTGATTGCCAAAATCAAAAGAAGGATTTAGAAGAAAGTTACAAAAAGACTATTGACAGCAAAGACAAGCGTATCAAAGAATTGAGCGACTCTCTGAGCAGCATTACCAATAGTCTGAAATCGTGCAAAGACCAATACGACAATGCTTTGAAAGAGTACCAATTTGCAATGCAAAAAGTACAAGACTTGCAAAAACAACTCAAAGAATGTCAAGACCAAAAAGGCACAGGTTCAAGCGGTTCAAATGATGCACAAATACAAGATTTGCAGAAAAAACTACAAGATGCGCAAGACAAAGTAAAAACGCTTGAAACTAAGGTTGCAGAACAAGAAACACAGATTTCAACTTTGCAGAAAAAACAAGATGAGTTAAGCAAAAAAGTAAAAGAATGCGAAGACTCAAAAACGAATAATGACCAAAGCGCCAAAATCAAAGAATTGGAAAACAAAGTGGCTGAATTGCAATCCAAATTGACAAGTACACAAACAGAGCTTACCCAATCCAAGACCAAACAAACAGAGCTCGAAGCTAAGATAAAAGCCTGCGAAGATGAAAAAACCAAGCTGGGAGCAGGAAACACTTCTTCTGATGAGCTGACTAAAAAAGTAGCTGACTTGCAAAAACAGTTAGATGATACTAAAAAACAAGTTCAAGCCAAAGAAACCGAGATTGCTAATCTCAATCAACAAGTACAAAGTCAAAAAGGTCAGTTAGAGGAATGTAAGAGAACTCAAAACCTATATAACAAGGTAATGCACGACAAAGATTCCATCCAACGTGCCAATATCAAGCTGCAAAATGATTTGCGAAACTGTGAACAAGGCAAAGGAGGTCAGGGCAGTGTTATTCCCGGAACAAATAAACCTGCCGAAAATAATGGCGCAGGTTCAACCAATACCGGTTCAAACTCCTCAACAAACAGGACTACAAATATTCCTTCCGGAATAAATGGAAGTAACAGCAGTTCTTCAAGCAGCAGGAACAGCAATAACAGCACGCAAACCAACAAATCCGGAGGAAGGGATTCGGGCGCAGGGAGCGGTACAGAATCCAATAACCAAAACAACTCCAACTCCAATCGGGGTGGCAGGAGGTAA